A part of Bubalus bubalis isolate 160015118507 breed Murrah chromosome 6, NDDB_SH_1, whole genome shotgun sequence genomic DNA contains:
- the PSMD4 gene encoding 26S proteasome non-ATPase regulatory subunit 4 isoform X2, producing MVLESTMVCVDNSEYMRNGDFLPTRLQAQQDAVNIVCHSKTRSNPENNVGLITLANDCEVLTTLTPDTGRILSKLHTVQPKGKITFCTGIRVAHLALKHRQGKNHKMRIIAFVGSPVEDNEKDLVKLAKRLKKEKVNVDIINFGEEEVNTEKLTAFVNTLNGKDGTGSHLVTVPPGPSLADALISSPILAGEGGAMLGLGASDFEFGVDPSADPELALALRVSMEEQRQRQEEEARRAAAASAAEAGIATAGTEDSDDALLKMTISQQEFGRTGLPDLSSMTEEEQIAYAMQMSLQGAEFGQAESADMDASSAMDTSEPTKEEDDYDVMQDPEFLQSVLENLPGVDPNNEAIRNAMGSLASQATKDGKKDKKEEDKK from the exons ATGGTGTTGGAAAGCACTATGGTTTG CGTGGACAACAGTGAGTACATGCGGAATGGGGACTTCTTACCCACCCGGCTGCAGGCCCAACAGGATGCTGTCAATATAGTCTGTCACTCCAAGACCCGCAGCAACCCTGAGAACAACGTGGGCCTCATCACACTGGCCAA TGACTGTGAAGTGCTGACCACGCTCACCCCAGACACTGGCCGCATCCTGTCTAAGCTTCACACTGTCCAGCCCAAGGGCAAGATCACCTTCTGCACTGGCATCCGTGTGGCCCAC CTGGCCTTGAAGCATCGGCAGGGCAAGAATCACAAGATGCGAATCATTGCCTTTGTGGGAAGCCCTGTGGAGGATAATGAGAAGGAT CTGGTGAAACTGGCTAAACGCCTCAAGAAGGAGAAAGTAAATGTTGACATTATCAATTTTGGGGAAGAG GAGGTAAACACAGAAAAGCTGACCGCTTTTGTAAACACATTGAATGGCAAAGACGGAACCGGTTCTCACCTGGTGACAGTGCCTCCTGGGCCCAGCTTGGCCGATGCCCTCATCAGCTCGCCCATTCTGGCTGGGGAAGGTGGTGCCATGCTGGGTCTTGGTGCCAGTGACTTTGAATTTGGAGTGGATCCCAGCGCTGATCCTGAGCTGGCCCTG GCCCTGCGTGTTTCTATGGAAGAGCAGCGGCAGCGGCAAGAGGAAGAGGCACGGCGGGCAGCTGCCGCCTCTGCCGCTGAGGCCGGGATTGCCACGGCTGGgactgaag ACTCGGACGATGCCCTGCTGAAGATGACCATCAGCCAGCAGGAGTTTGGCCGCACTGGGCTGCCTGACCTAAGCAGTATGACTGAGGAGGAGCAGATTGCTTATGCCATGCAGATGTCCCTCCAGGGTGCAG AGTTTGGCCAGGCAGAGTCAGCCGACATGGACGCCAGTTCAGCCATGGACACATCTGAGCCCACCAAG GAGGAGGATGATTATGACGTGATGCAGGACCCCGAATTCCTCCAGAGTGTCTTGGAGAACCTTCCGGGCGTGGATCCCAATAACGAGGCCATTCGAAATGCTATGGGCTCCCTGGCCTCCCAGGCCACCAAAGACGGCAAGAAGGACAAGAAGGAGGAGGACAAGAAGTGA
- the PSMD4 gene encoding 26S proteasome non-ATPase regulatory subunit 4 isoform X1, with protein MVLESTMVCVDNSEYMRNGDFLPTRLQAQQDAVNIVCHSKTRSNPENNVGLITLANDCEVLTTLTPDTGRILSKLHTVQPKGKITFCTGIRVAHLALKHRQGKNHKMRIIAFVGSPVEDNEKDLVKLAKRLKKEKVNVDIINFGEEEVNTEKLTAFVNTLNGKDGTGSHLVTVPPGPSLADALISSPILAGEGGAMLGLGASDFEFGVDPSADPELALALRVSMEEQRQRQEEEARRAAAASAAEAGIATAGTEGERDSDDALLKMTISQQEFGRTGLPDLSSMTEEEQIAYAMQMSLQGAEFGQAESADMDASSAMDTSEPTKEEDDYDVMQDPEFLQSVLENLPGVDPNNEAIRNAMGSLASQATKDGKKDKKEEDKK; from the exons ATGGTGTTGGAAAGCACTATGGTTTG CGTGGACAACAGTGAGTACATGCGGAATGGGGACTTCTTACCCACCCGGCTGCAGGCCCAACAGGATGCTGTCAATATAGTCTGTCACTCCAAGACCCGCAGCAACCCTGAGAACAACGTGGGCCTCATCACACTGGCCAA TGACTGTGAAGTGCTGACCACGCTCACCCCAGACACTGGCCGCATCCTGTCTAAGCTTCACACTGTCCAGCCCAAGGGCAAGATCACCTTCTGCACTGGCATCCGTGTGGCCCAC CTGGCCTTGAAGCATCGGCAGGGCAAGAATCACAAGATGCGAATCATTGCCTTTGTGGGAAGCCCTGTGGAGGATAATGAGAAGGAT CTGGTGAAACTGGCTAAACGCCTCAAGAAGGAGAAAGTAAATGTTGACATTATCAATTTTGGGGAAGAG GAGGTAAACACAGAAAAGCTGACCGCTTTTGTAAACACATTGAATGGCAAAGACGGAACCGGTTCTCACCTGGTGACAGTGCCTCCTGGGCCCAGCTTGGCCGATGCCCTCATCAGCTCGCCCATTCTGGCTGGGGAAGGTGGTGCCATGCTGGGTCTTGGTGCCAGTGACTTTGAATTTGGAGTGGATCCCAGCGCTGATCCTGAGCTGGCCCTG GCCCTGCGTGTTTCTATGGAAGAGCAGCGGCAGCGGCAAGAGGAAGAGGCACGGCGGGCAGCTGCCGCCTCTGCCGCTGAGGCCGGGATTGCCACGGCTGGgactgaaggtgaaagag ACTCGGACGATGCCCTGCTGAAGATGACCATCAGCCAGCAGGAGTTTGGCCGCACTGGGCTGCCTGACCTAAGCAGTATGACTGAGGAGGAGCAGATTGCTTATGCCATGCAGATGTCCCTCCAGGGTGCAG AGTTTGGCCAGGCAGAGTCAGCCGACATGGACGCCAGTTCAGCCATGGACACATCTGAGCCCACCAAG GAGGAGGATGATTATGACGTGATGCAGGACCCCGAATTCCTCCAGAGTGTCTTGGAGAACCTTCCGGGCGTGGATCCCAATAACGAGGCCATTCGAAATGCTATGGGCTCCCTGGCCTCCCAGGCCACCAAAGACGGCAAGAAGGACAAGAAGGAGGAGGACAAGAAGTGA